In a single window of the Natronosalvus caseinilyticus genome:
- a CDS encoding thiol-disulfide oxidoreductase DCC family protein: MTETPPPRLVYDDDCGFCTWCAEYAGARGAFELVGFEELSPDQLARLPDDFETCAHLLTQDRVYSCGEALEEAVARLETPDRFVARAFRRLPGHGRLREWGYRTVADNRVLFGKVASRDPPARQQ; encoded by the coding sequence ATGACGGAGACGCCGCCACCGCGACTCGTCTACGACGACGACTGTGGCTTCTGCACCTGGTGTGCCGAGTACGCCGGCGCCCGCGGCGCGTTCGAACTCGTCGGCTTCGAGGAACTCTCGCCGGATCAACTCGCCCGACTGCCCGATGACTTCGAAACCTGCGCCCACCTCCTCACCCAGGACCGGGTCTACTCCTGCGGCGAAGCCCTCGAGGAGGCCGTGGCTCGCCTCGAGACGCCCGATCGGTTCGTAGCTCGAGCGTTCAGGCGACTCCCCGGACACGGTCGGCTGCGGGAGTGGGGGTACCGCACGGTCGCGGACAACCGAGTCCTGTTCGGCAAGGTCGCGAGCCGGGATCCGCCGGCGAGACAGCAGTGA
- a CDS encoding DUF502 domain-containing protein, whose protein sequence is MNALSSRLRRWFVNGVVITIPIIVTLIVLLVVLEFVLGILTPVITGVGYLWDNEPSTAVIQVLTILALLAFFLLVGLAAEYTPGTYLSHWFHRTFETIPGIGTIYTSVRQASNVLIDDEVDQFEDVKLVEFPHRGAHVLGFLTADTPTEIEESADAGDMQTVMIPLGPNPMTNGFIVHVPDDAVSDVDVSVEEAVRMTATLGVASNGVDEDR, encoded by the coding sequence ATGAACGCGCTGTCGTCGCGGCTGAGGCGGTGGTTCGTCAACGGGGTCGTGATCACGATCCCGATCATCGTCACGCTCATCGTCCTCCTCGTCGTCCTCGAGTTCGTCCTCGGGATCCTCACGCCAGTGATCACCGGCGTCGGCTATCTCTGGGACAACGAGCCGTCGACGGCAGTCATACAGGTGCTGACCATTCTCGCGTTGCTCGCATTCTTCCTCCTCGTTGGACTCGCCGCGGAGTACACCCCCGGTACGTACCTCTCTCACTGGTTCCACCGCACGTTCGAGACGATTCCCGGCATTGGAACGATCTACACGAGCGTTCGCCAGGCGAGCAACGTCCTGATCGACGACGAGGTCGACCAGTTCGAGGACGTGAAACTCGTCGAATTCCCGCATCGGGGCGCACACGTCCTCGGCTTTCTGACCGCCGACACCCCGACGGAAATCGAGGAGAGCGCGGATGCGGGGGACATGCAGACGGTCATGATCCCGCTCGGTCCGAATCCGATGACGAACGGGTTCATCGTCCACGTTCCCGACGACGCCGTCTCCGACGTCGACGTCAGCGTTGAGGAGGCCGTGCGGATGACTGCGACGCTCGGCGTCGCGTCTAACGGCGTGGACGAGGATCGCTGA